The DNA window AAAACAACTTCATATCCTCCAGAGAATTTCGCTTTGCAAAACTACGAACTCCGCTCGGACTAAAAAATACTGCAGCATGATATTTTTCAGCTATTAAAGGATTGATTTCCTCCGTATTATATAAGGTGACTTTTTGATATTTGATATTCTGTAAAGGCAAATCCTTATCAAGGACATTGATTGCCAGATTGCCGCAGAAATGAAGAAATTGCTCATGCTGGCAGTGTCCGATAATAAACCGGGACAACATTTCAGCGTTTTTTAATACCTTAAACGTACCGAAACCATGTTTCCTTAAGGCTCGTTTTGTTTTCTCACCTACACAATAGATCTTATTGTAATTCTTTGCCGTAAAATCTTCGTTGGGTTTAAAACGGTTTTTAAAAAATGAAGCCACTCCATTAACGCTTGTAAAAATCAATGAAAAATTTTTAAGCTCAAATGGATTAATGGTAATAGGTATGGTCTTAATTACCTCAACACAATCAACCACAATATCCTCTCCTAATTCTTTGGATATAATCGATGGGTCTATATTTTTGGTAAATAAGATTTTCATGTCTGCTCGGTATGAAAG is part of the Chryseobacterium lactis genome and encodes:
- a CDS encoding uroporphyrinogen-III synthase encodes the protein MKILFTKNIDPSIISKELGEDIVVDCVEVIKTIPITINPFELKNFSLIFTSVNGVASFFKNRFKPNEDFTAKNYNKIYCVGEKTKRALRKHGFGTFKVLKNAEMLSRFIIGHCQHEQFLHFCGNLAINVLDKDLPLQNIKYQKVTLYNTEEINPLIAEKYHAAVFFSPSGVRSFAKRNSLEDMKLFSIGETTSGELRNFTQKQIFTSEENTLTSIFELIRREMENRF